Proteins found in one Actinokineospora alba genomic segment:
- a CDS encoding ribbon-helix-helix protein, CopG family: MDLTPYVDSLGRELLTVAETGGGDAGALIERLTVSMESAIRLTLLEALSAAADEITRDLAPGSVQVRLRGRDPNFVVTPAQVEHPVEDTADRGALPVDDAGAGFDDGPVTRINVRLPEQLKAAIEEAAGKEGRSVNAWLVRAASTALQGADREPGPDRRGKRGAQRYTGWAR; this comes from the coding sequence ATGGACCTGACACCGTATGTGGATTCGCTCGGTCGTGAGCTGCTGACGGTCGCCGAGACCGGTGGTGGGGACGCCGGCGCTCTGATCGAGCGGTTGACCGTGTCGATGGAGTCGGCGATTCGGCTCACCTTGCTTGAGGCGTTGTCGGCCGCCGCCGACGAGATCACCCGCGACCTGGCTCCCGGGTCGGTCCAGGTGCGGCTGCGTGGACGCGACCCGAACTTCGTGGTGACGCCCGCGCAGGTGGAGCACCCGGTCGAGGACACCGCGGACCGCGGCGCGCTGCCGGTCGACGACGCCGGGGCGGGCTTCGACGACGGCCCGGTGACGCGGATCAACGTGCGCCTTCCGGAACAGCTCAAGGCCGCGATCGAGGAGGCGGCGGGCAAGGAGGGCCGCTCGGTCAACGCGTGGCTGGTCCGGGCCGCCTCGACCGCGCTGCAGGGCGCCGACCGCGAGCCCGGCCCCGACCGGCGCGGCAAGCGCGGTGCGCAGCGCTACACCGGCTGGGCGCGCTAG
- a CDS encoding YbaB/EbfC family nucleoid-associated protein: MTLILPRETSVEFGGQIRDPHEWLREQEQRTAAMLTKAQDAQVRLAENSVTLASPDQAVTITVNPGGGMTALSLSPDAERMGHRQLAGLIFTTYNQAARQAATRTMEIMSDLVGGDSEALDLVRQAMPAAPESDERPSGRPDTGLDDDEGFQGFHGDGDRR; this comes from the coding sequence TTGACGCTCATACTTCCAAGGGAGACGTCGGTGGAGTTCGGTGGGCAGATTCGCGATCCACACGAGTGGCTGCGGGAGCAGGAGCAGCGCACCGCCGCGATGTTGACGAAGGCGCAGGACGCGCAGGTCAGACTGGCTGAGAACTCGGTCACCCTGGCGAGCCCGGACCAGGCGGTCACCATCACTGTCAACCCGGGTGGCGGGATGACCGCCCTGTCGTTGTCGCCGGACGCCGAGCGGATGGGCCACCGGCAGTTGGCGGGCCTGATCTTCACCACCTACAACCAGGCCGCCCGTCAGGCGGCCACGCGGACCATGGAGATCATGTCCGACCTGGTCGGCGGCGACTCCGAGGCGCTGGACCTCGTCCGTCAGGCCATGCCCGCGGCGCCGGAATCCGACGAGCGACCCAGCGGGCGACCGGACACCGGACTCGACGATGACGAGGGCTTCCAAGGCTTCCATGGCGACGGCGACCGGCGATGA
- a CDS encoding DUF4288 domain-containing protein has translation MVTEKPFVAVVLYESTCDSPDYQTLYREDVVLVYARTEDEAREAVRVRAAGEAGSHRNELGEVITLSVKEVLDVAPALDEDLTRGGDLYSRHFTNFDAYRRFEPLLSEKD, from the coding sequence ATGGTCACCGAGAAACCGTTCGTCGCCGTCGTCCTCTACGAATCGACTTGCGATTCGCCCGACTACCAAACGCTCTACCGGGAGGACGTCGTCCTCGTCTACGCGCGCACCGAGGACGAGGCGCGTGAGGCCGTCCGGGTGCGGGCCGCCGGCGAGGCGGGCAGCCACCGCAACGAACTCGGCGAGGTGATCACCTTGTCGGTGAAGGAGGTGCTCGATGTGGCGCCCGCCCTCGACGAGGATCTGACCCGCGGCGGCGACCTCTACTCGCGGCACTTCACCAACTTCGACGCCTACCGCCGCTTCGAACCCCTGCTGTCCGAAAAGGACTGA
- a CDS encoding DUF3592 domain-containing protein, whose amino-acid sequence MKLRSSVGRSMAVLLLFVATYALVFTIRTATDRETWPSAEGTVTERTASGRSISVVVSYPGPNGTEVAKIAETGSAHHVGERVKVRYEVTDGRVSDVALDDARQAHVVVIVLASLATLGGVVLNLAAWRGRDQD is encoded by the coding sequence ATGAAGCTGAGATCCAGTGTGGGCCGATCGATGGCCGTCCTGCTGCTGTTCGTCGCGACGTACGCGCTCGTGTTCACGATCCGGACGGCCACCGACCGGGAGACTTGGCCGAGCGCCGAGGGCACCGTGACCGAGCGCACCGCCAGCGGGCGCAGCATCTCGGTGGTCGTGTCCTACCCGGGCCCAAACGGCACCGAGGTGGCGAAGATCGCCGAGACCGGCTCCGCCCACCACGTCGGCGAGCGGGTCAAGGTGCGCTACGAGGTCACCGACGGCCGCGTCAGCGATGTCGCGCTCGACGACGCCCGCCAGGCCCACGTGGTGGTGATCGTCCTCGCGAGTCTGGCCACCCTGGGCGGTGTGGTCCTCAACCTCGCCGCGTGGCGGGGCCGCGACCAGGACTGA
- a CDS encoding ATP-binding cassette domain-containing protein: MSSTQSAITATGLRKSFGDHVVLDGIDLHVRRGTVFSLLGANGAGKTTTVKILSTLIGATGGTATVAGHDVAADPDAVRAAIGVTGQFSAVDNLLTGQENLILMADLHHLGRAAGRRRVAELLDQFDLVEAAKKPASTYSGGMRRRLDLAMTLVGSPQVIFLDEPTTGLDPRSRRGMWQIVRDLVAGGVTIFLTTQYLEEADELADRIAVLEHGKIVAEGTADELKRRIPGGHVLLRFAEVRDLESAARALGQVSRDGDALDLRVPHDGSLRSLKALIDRLDGAAVEVDSLSVHTPDLDDVFLALTGNPKNEKVASR, from the coding sequence ATGTCCAGCACCCAATCCGCAATCACGGCCACCGGACTGCGCAAATCGTTCGGCGACCACGTCGTGCTCGACGGAATCGACCTGCATGTCCGGCGGGGAACCGTTTTCTCCTTGCTCGGCGCCAACGGCGCGGGCAAGACCACCACGGTCAAGATCCTGTCCACCCTGATCGGCGCCACCGGCGGCACCGCCACGGTCGCGGGCCACGATGTGGCCGCCGACCCCGACGCGGTCCGCGCGGCGATCGGTGTCACCGGCCAGTTCTCCGCGGTCGACAACCTGTTGACCGGTCAGGAGAACCTGATCCTGATGGCGGACCTGCACCACCTCGGCCGGGCGGCGGGCAGGCGCCGCGTCGCCGAACTGCTCGACCAGTTCGACCTGGTCGAAGCGGCGAAGAAGCCGGCGTCGACCTACTCCGGCGGGATGCGGCGACGGCTCGACCTCGCGATGACCCTGGTCGGGTCGCCGCAGGTGATCTTCCTCGACGAGCCGACCACGGGCCTGGACCCGCGCAGCCGCCGCGGTATGTGGCAGATCGTCCGCGACCTCGTGGCGGGCGGCGTCACCATCTTCCTCACCACGCAGTACCTGGAGGAGGCCGACGAACTCGCCGACCGGATCGCGGTCCTCGAACACGGCAAGATCGTCGCCGAGGGCACCGCGGACGAGCTCAAGCGGCGCATCCCCGGCGGCCACGTCCTGCTGCGGTTCGCCGAGGTCCGTGACCTCGAATCCGCCGCGCGCGCCCTGGGCCAGGTGTCCCGCGACGGCGACGCGCTCGACTTGCGGGTGCCGCACGACGGCAGCCTGCGCTCGCTCAAGGCCCTGATCGACCGGCTCGACGGCGCGGCCGTCGAGGTCGACTCACTGAGCGTGCACACCCCCGACCTCGACGACGTCTTCCTCGCCCTCACCGGCAACCCCAAGAACGAGAAGGTGGCCTCCCGATGA
- a CDS encoding S1 family peptidase has protein sequence MKVKALLVGVLAVTAATVTAFSVSGAANAAPTGDVQPFIVGGGNATETYSFMVSLQNDAGRHFCGGSLIKADWVVTAAHCVEGSEASEIQVRVGTIDHTTGGQTAKVDKVIAHPKYQGDHDIALLKLSSSVTEAPIALAASAGETGTKTRIIGWGQTCPVKGGCGAPETLQELDTSIVADTECEQGFNEANELCTDNPGDKAGACYGDSGGPQIKKVDGKWELVGATSRAGGQTSDCAVDPSIYTDVTAFKAWIDETIAGGSS, from the coding sequence ATGAAGGTAAAAGCCCTGCTCGTAGGTGTTCTGGCAGTGACCGCGGCGACCGTGACCGCCTTCAGCGTTTCCGGCGCCGCGAATGCCGCGCCGACCGGAGATGTTCAGCCGTTCATCGTCGGCGGGGGAAACGCGACGGAGACCTACAGTTTCATGGTGTCCCTGCAGAATGACGCGGGCAGGCACTTCTGTGGTGGCTCGCTGATCAAAGCCGACTGGGTGGTGACCGCGGCTCACTGCGTCGAGGGCAGTGAGGCGAGTGAGATCCAGGTCAGGGTCGGCACGATCGACCACACCACCGGCGGTCAGACCGCCAAGGTCGACAAGGTGATCGCGCACCCGAAGTACCAGGGTGACCACGACATCGCGCTGCTCAAGCTGAGCAGCTCGGTGACGGAGGCGCCGATCGCCCTCGCCGCGTCGGCGGGGGAGACGGGGACCAAGACACGCATCATCGGCTGGGGCCAGACCTGCCCGGTCAAGGGTGGCTGTGGCGCGCCGGAAACCCTGCAGGAGCTCGACACGTCCATCGTCGCGGACACCGAGTGCGAGCAGGGGTTCAACGAGGCGAACGAGCTCTGCACGGACAACCCCGGCGACAAGGCGGGCGCGTGCTACGGCGACTCCGGCGGTCCGCAGATCAAGAAGGTGGACGGCAAGTGGGAGCTGGTCGGCGCGACCAGCCGCGCGGGCGGTCAGACATCCGACTGCGCGGTCGACCCGTCGATCTACACCGACGTCACCGCGTTCAAGGCGTGGATCGACGAAACCATCGCGGGCGGGTCCAGCTGA
- a CDS encoding DUF4097 family beta strand repeat-containing protein codes for MPTFATAEPISVTIELSVGDVRIVATDRRDTVVEVRPTDGSDASDVEAAEKTRVEYADGTLVVRGPKSRALDFSKKTRSVDVLIELPTGSQVHSDLSVADVHSTGVLGDCRFKTSVGHFRLDRTGALRLDTSGGHVTVDTVAGNAEIATGTGRIRVGEIGGAAVIKNSNGNTEIGTVTGELKVRSANGDISVDRADARVEAKTANGSIRVGEVARGVVVLTTSTGDLEIGVADGTAAWLDLNTGHGRVHKSLDDVSQGPEKSEETVEVRAHTSYGDITVRRS; via the coding sequence ATGCCTACTTTCGCCACCGCGGAACCCATTTCCGTCACCATCGAACTCTCCGTCGGGGACGTGCGGATCGTCGCGACCGACCGGAGAGACACTGTCGTCGAGGTGCGGCCGACCGACGGGTCCGACGCCTCCGATGTGGAGGCCGCGGAGAAGACCCGCGTCGAGTACGCCGACGGCACCCTGGTTGTCCGCGGGCCGAAGTCCCGCGCACTCGACTTCTCCAAGAAGACCCGGTCGGTCGACGTGCTGATCGAACTTCCCACCGGCTCGCAGGTCCACAGTGACCTGTCGGTCGCCGATGTCCACAGCACCGGTGTGTTGGGCGACTGCCGGTTCAAGACCTCGGTCGGGCACTTCCGGCTCGACCGGACCGGCGCGCTGCGCCTGGACACCTCCGGTGGCCACGTCACCGTCGACACGGTCGCGGGCAACGCCGAGATCGCCACCGGCACCGGGCGCATCCGCGTCGGTGAGATCGGCGGCGCCGCGGTCATCAAGAACTCCAACGGCAACACCGAGATCGGCACGGTCACCGGTGAGCTGAAGGTGCGCTCGGCCAACGGCGACATCTCCGTCGACCGGGCCGACGCCAGGGTGGAAGCCAAGACCGCCAACGGAAGCATCCGCGTCGGCGAGGTCGCCCGCGGCGTGGTCGTGCTGACCACCTCGACGGGCGACCTCGAGATCGGCGTCGCCGATGGCACCGCCGCCTGGCTCGACCTGAACACCGGGCACGGGCGCGTCCACAAGTCGCTCGACGACGTCAGCCAGGGGCCCGAGAAGTCCGAGGAGACCGTCGAGGTCCGCGCCCACACCTCCTACGGCGACATCACCGTCCGCCGTTCCTGA
- a CDS encoding ABC transporter permease: MSTAINTAKKPMVYALTDSATMLRRNLKRMLRYPSMTVLLIGMPIVFLLLFVYVFGGALGAGIGGAAGGRAEYLNYVTPAIILMTISSAVQGTSISVAMDMTEGIVDRFRTMAIARVSVLTGHVVGSLIQTMLAITAVLGVALAIGFRPSAGVGDWFAVVGVLVMMAFAFIWLSVALGLASKTVEAASNVGMPLVLLPFLGSGFVPTDSMPTVLRWFAEYQPFTPLIETLRGLLMGTPIGNNGAMAVGWCVVIALGGYLWSKKLFNRESAR; the protein is encoded by the coding sequence ATGAGCACCGCGATCAACACGGCCAAGAAGCCGATGGTCTACGCCCTGACCGACTCGGCGACCATGCTTCGCCGCAACCTCAAGCGAATGCTGCGCTACCCGTCGATGACGGTGTTGCTGATCGGGATGCCGATCGTCTTCCTGCTGCTGTTCGTCTACGTCTTCGGCGGCGCTCTCGGCGCCGGGATCGGCGGCGCGGCAGGCGGACGGGCCGAGTACCTCAACTACGTCACCCCGGCGATCATCCTGATGACGATCTCCTCAGCGGTCCAGGGCACCTCCATCTCGGTCGCCATGGACATGACCGAGGGCATCGTCGACCGGTTCCGCACCATGGCCATCGCCCGCGTGTCCGTCCTCACCGGACACGTCGTCGGCAGTCTCATCCAGACCATGCTCGCCATCACGGCGGTCCTCGGTGTCGCCCTGGCCATCGGCTTCCGGCCCTCGGCCGGTGTCGGCGACTGGTTCGCCGTCGTCGGTGTCCTGGTGATGATGGCTTTCGCCTTCATCTGGCTGTCGGTCGCGCTCGGCCTGGCCAGCAAGACCGTCGAGGCGGCCAGCAACGTCGGCATGCCGCTGGTGCTGCTTCCGTTCCTCGGCAGCGGTTTCGTCCCGACCGACTCGATGCCCACGGTGCTGCGCTGGTTCGCCGAGTACCAGCCGTTCACCCCGCTCATCGAGACCCTGCGCGGCCTGCTGATGGGCACGCCGATCGGGAACAACGGCGCCATGGCGGTCGGCTGGTGTGTCGTGATCGCGCTCGGTGGCTACCTGTGGTCGAAGAAGCTGTTCAACCGCGAATC